DNA from Plasmodium yoelii strain 17X genome assembly, chromosome: 13:
ttaagcAAAActatttggaaaaaaaaaaaaaaaaaactaatgtaaaacaaaaaaataggattgctaaaattattattatataaataaatggatatatatattttctttttagtaataatttAATGAATAGGAACAAGTAGACATGTATCTAAATGTGAATAAAGGAATATGTACACATTAATGTATGTATAGatacatatatgcatatttatatggTCAAAAACcaaaaagataaaattaataatagttAAACAACGTCTAATAATTTTGGTATAATAAGTgtataatttaaaacaacaaatatttatagagatttcatattttgaacataaaaaacttttattaaaaaaaacaatgttaaaaaacaaaaatgataaaatgcatttatatatgcatttataCATGCATTTTTCAAAATGGTGCAACAATATAaactaaatatataaatttgtatattttacaattcagtataaaattgaaatacattaaaaatatatataatacaaaaataatgaaatacaATGAAATGCAAGGTGGTAGTATTTACTTGTTTTCGATTATTttactttctttttttatggtctattctattattattttatttttcaccGTGTATGTTTTggaaatttataaaaataacatgtAGTATATGCAGAtatgctttattttttatatatttttttatggtgcaaacatttttattgtcTAAATTATTCTGCAAGCATGTATACACACAATTTTTGTGAAAATACACATACAAATACAAAATGTATATTACTAAATACTATTGTATCTATGCACGAAGATACATTTATATCTATGCAGTAAATGTTTTGTACTATGGAATGATATGAATTATATCTATGCAAGGAATATGTTTATATCGATGCAAAGgaatacaaaatatattatatgcaaCTATACACACGCATGATTGCATTGCATTTATACGCATGCATAcacattcattaaaatatatattatatatataatagatatttatacacacaattatatattatttggcAATTAAATaccttatatttttttgtacaCCATTTTGaaaacattatattaatGTGCTGatatatatctttatatGCATTTATCTAAACATTaataaagtatatattttataataatctagtaatatatgtatatgtattatgcattttttactttatattaatataattgcaTTTCattgtataaaattaaaaaatttttaaagtGATActatcaaaaatatatatataatatatataagaattgtaatcataaaaaaaggaaaaaaagtGTATGGTAATATTAACTAAAAACagtaaattattttacaCGAAAGTAAGATTGGTGCctaatgtaattttttttaaataatgaaaaaatatatgtgcataaactccaaaaaaaaaatatgcatttataatttgcatatatgcataactgtataaatggaaataaaCCATTACGATAAACCTTTATGGACAACAATACAATGGATACAAAATgaatgttttaataaaataaaaatatattaataaaaatgtattaacaaaaatgataaaaaaaaataataaagaaaaaatacacaTTTATGTATCTAAGTATATAGTTCAGACAATGCTAATTTTGGTTCATAGTGAcatttaattatttctttAGTCTTATTGTATAATaaacttttaatatattttggttaactatatatataatatttattacttttCATTCAATATACAAGTACAAGAATaacttataatttttataatgaaagTTATATAAGGATTTTATGTTATAAAACAATAGATTTTAGTGATGTATATGTAAGTAGTATGCATGTATGCATGGTTGTATGTATCATCgcatatgttatatataatatgtatgtattttCTTGGTTtgtgtataaataaataaaacataaaatattaaaaacgTCTTAtcaattaaattatttgtgGTTATCTTAAGCAAATGTTTTATTGATGTAATACATTTCATGTTTAGTGATGGgacatataaattaattttatgttCACAAAGATATATTCTTAAGTTTATTTGACTTTGTATTGAATTCAAATGTATTtgaaataatacatataatgtatatatattttatataaatgtgtataatggtatgtatttttttttttcatgtattatacaataatttttatacttaataattttttttccaaatgcACGTGTGCATCATTCTTTTACTCCacgtattttattatcattaaaataaaacatgtaaatgtatttatatgcataatatCACATATGAGGTAAATATATAAGCCCTATGCAAATGCATAGGGGTATGATCATTTAATGTAATCATTTTAAcgaaatgtataaaaaaatatgcactTAGGTTTATGTACATGTATGTATACGGCTCTTAAAACAAACAAAAGTGcgtaaaattataaatatataaacatataattaaataaatatatatattatatatgtattctTTTACATCAAATGAGGCATCAAcaaaaatatgcaaattCACAACAAAACAAAGAAAAGGGAACaaaacataattattatgtgGTGATAATATGCGTATTTATTGGTAGTGTTCTTTAGGACACTCCCattgaattattttattaaaaaacaatttagCTTTCATAATACTGAAAACCAAAACAAAGCACATGATAAAATGCGTAAAAAGGAGAAAAAGTgtagtatataaatatatactgGAGTTTGGTTTATATgccatttttaattaatataaaaaaaaaaaatttatatgtatgtttttaattaaatttatcagCGCATTGTTGGCTGTATTCTTGTGGGCTTTCATTGTGGTATCCCTTTTAGcaacatttattattttgttgttttaggacaaataacttttttactaaaaaaaattaaatatataattaacaaaattcacaaaattaaaaaaaaaaaaattggtcttaaatttatactcttatattttaatgttcagattttttcaataaattatttttttttaaaacataaaaaataaaaaaaatatatgtaatataaaaacattaaTAGAACCTATaacgtaaaatatatttttatgttttatttttaggaAATACGAATTAATAGCATCTATTGTgttactttatttttacatgCGCCTTATGggaattaatttaaaatttttaatatttttattattactattattttttatatttttattatctactattattttttaattattatcttcattatttttattttttttattattattattattactattactattttgttgttattttttaaccAATTTTGGTAATACTTTTTGGggtataacaaaaaatatacatgagggtgataataaaaaatatttaagagTTAGAGAAAATAGGAATGTCATATCTGATTTGGTTTAGCAgtcataataaatatgacgAATTAAAAATACTTGAATTAAAATCGTTGCTAGAAACTTTTGGTTATTATTGTAACATATCCTTAAATGGGGAggaattaaatttaaaaaaaaataaatatgcgggagaaacatatataaaaataaataaactaaAGGAAAATATTTCAATTGAAAATATATGGGAAAATGTCTTATCAAGAAgtattttaataaaaggTGTTGTTGAAATATGGGGGGAAGGGGAAACGTATGATGAACTATTAGCAAATTTAAAAGcaaaaaatgatttatttgaaagtactttaaataataaaaaatggtgtTTTCATTTCCATGCATatggtaaaataataaatcaagaagaaaaggtaaaaaaaatggatatgtttaatatttatgtagaaaaatataaaaatatagatatattaaatCCACATGTTCAATTAGCCATATTTGAAGAATATGATAAAGAATCTAAAggaattttaaataaaatttattttggtAAATGTATTGCTCTGAGGAAGTTTAAtccattattaatttataataaagataaaaatgaacatgcTTGTAGtagttataaaaaagaatGCGATAATTGTAACAATGatgttaatgaaaaaaaaaaaattgaaaataacaATAGGAAAACATGGTGGGCCCATTATGCTCTAAATAAAAGGCGTATATTAGGACCAACTACAACTGATAATGAATTAGCTTTTATTATGTGTAATAttgcaaaaataaaaaaaggagaTATAGTATTAGATCCTTTTGTTGGTTCAGGAGGATTACTAATTGCATCTTCTGTTTTTAATGCAATATGTATAGGTAATGATATCGACATAAGATTATTAAAAGGTTATAAATTATCTTATTTAAACCCTCACATGAAAcataaaagtaataaaaaaacaatatttgaaaattttaaacAATATAATCTAAACAGTCCAGAAATATTAGTATCTGATAATTCTAATCCTGTTTGGAACTTTTTTCATAAACCATGGATTGATGCTATAGTAACAGACCCCCCATATGGAAATAGAGCAACTGTTCGTATGTCTATAAAAACAGAAAACCCCAAAAAAACGAATAAAAtcgaaaatgaaaattcCAGGAATATAACTAATGACAGtatttctaataattatggAGATGCTCTCcaaaataatagtaactaTATTGGGAATTCAGAAGctaatgataatattattgtttCTAATTCTATTAGTGAACctagtaataatgataaattgAGCAAAGCAaaatcattaataaataCTAAAACAGTTACCTATTCTTGCGCCTTAGCTGTAAAAGATCTTCTAACTATCGCCTCGAAAACACTTGTTGACAATGGTAtgcttgtttttttatttccagtGCAATTTGAAACAATGCAAGAAGAAATGGAAATACTAAAACATGaggatttttatttaatatcatATGGTATGCAAGAGTTTACCGATTACTCTGGTAGGCTCATAGTTGCAATGCAAAGGAAACCTAGAATTTATTAAGTACACATATGGGGAGAGCGAACTGgcacatttttattactaattTAACTGAGCAAAACAACAAAAGGATTTTTTGTTCTATTTACTTTTTAAATCATAATCTGTGTAAATGAACAAAACAAATATGTTTTTGTTAAGAAATGTGTCATTGAAAGGGTGGTCATTGTGCCTATAATTattgtttgcatatatatatgcgcgtatgcatatatatacgtagatatgttttttttgtgaGTATGCATGCAACtattcaaatttttaaaGATTGCATGTGGATGGTTTATATTTGtaggtatatatatatttgtttattttcattttttatttgtccatactttttaaattaaaacataatgtat
Protein-coding regions in this window:
- a CDS encoding tRNA guanosine-2'-O-methyltransferase, putative, encoding MSYLIWFSSHNKYDELKILELKSLLETFGYYCNISLNGEELNLKKNKYAGETYIKINKLKENISIENIWENVLSRSILIKGVVEIWGEGETYDELLANLKAKNDLFESTLNNKKWCFHFHAYGKIINQEEKVKKMDMFNIYVEKYKNIDILNPHVQLAIFEEYDKESKGILNKIYFGKCIALRKFNPLLIYNKDKNEHACSSYKKECDNCNNDVNEKKKIENNNRKTWWAHYALNKRRILGPTTTDNELAFIMCNIAKIKKGDIVLDPFVGSGGLLIASSVFNAICIGNDIDIRLLKGYKLSYLNPHMKHKSNKKTIFENFKQYNLNSPEILVSDNSNPVWNFFHKPWIDAIVTDPPYGNRATVRMSIKTENPKKTNKIENENSRNITNDSISNNYGDALQNNSNYIGNSEANDNIIVSNSISEPSNNDKLSKAKSLINTKTVTYSCALAVKDLLTIASKTLVDNGMLVFLFPVQFETMQEEMEILKHEDFYLISYGMQEFTDYSGRLIVAMQRKPRIY